A region of Toxorhynchites rutilus septentrionalis strain SRP chromosome 1, ASM2978413v1, whole genome shotgun sequence DNA encodes the following proteins:
- the LOC129761817 gene encoding protein O-mannosyl-transferase 2: protein MASERESDKVKVAQDQSKLMGMHRKGEVDLNWWILFGAILVLTLGTRFYNVTVPDHVCWDETHFGKMGSWYINRTFFFDVHPPLGKMLIGLSGYLTGYDGKYPFDKPGDKYNGTHYEGMRIFCTALGAAIVPMSFHTVWDMTGSLTASAFGAAYILFDIGMLILNRYILLDPPLIFFMTASVMGMARVTKLTRTEQSFTRSWWVWLCFTGCMLACTIGVKFVGLFVVLLVGLHTVSDLWDVLGDLSKPISYTVKQLAARAATLILLPTLLYASFFFIHLQVLNHSGSGDGFYSSGFQSNLIGNSLYNVSMPRQVAYGALVTLKNHKTGGGYLHSHNHLYPKGFGARQQQVTTYSHKDENNRWLIKPYNKQSMENVTLVKHGDLIRLEHISTKRNLHSHREQGPVTKKHMQVTCYGEEGQGDSNDVWQVQIVGGKEGEVLETVTSRLIFYHYIERCVLTTTAKQLPKWGFEQQEVTCNPNIRDKSAVWNVEDNQFGQLDSVNFQVYAPGFISRFLESHAVMLQGNSGLKPKEGEVTSRPWQWPINYRGQFFSGSEHRVYLLGNPIIWWSNLMFLGLFIVVFLVEVIKYQRNGAAEASAADEDFKWRSLRASAWLFGGWLLHYLPFYAMGRVLYFHHYFPALVFNSMLAGVMLDYLTGRLPNWIRHVILGVGMAALVYSFLLFSPLAYGMNGPFSHEPNSTLAGLKWMGSWEF from the exons ATGGCAAGTGAAAGGGAAAGTGATAAGGTGAAGGTGGCGCAAGATCAGTCAAAGCTGATGGGCATGCACAGGAAGGGGGAAGTTGATCT CAACTGGTGGATTTTGTTCGGCGCGATATTGGTGCTGACGCTGGGGACGAGATTTTACAACGTGACAGTGCCGGACCATGTCTGCTGGGATGAGACCCACTTCGGAAAGATGGGCAGTTGGTACATCAACCGGACGTTCTTCTTCGATGTTCATCCGCCGCTGGGAAAGATGCTAATCGGATTGTCCGGCTATTTGACCGGATACGATGGGAAGTATCCGTTCGATAAGCCCGGTGATAAGTACAATGGGACGCACTACGAGGGGATGAGAATT TTCTGCACCGCCTTGGGGGCGGCCATCGTCCCAATGTCCTTCCACACGGTCTGGGACATGACAGGTTCACTAACTGCGTCCGCTTTCGGCGCTGCCTACATTCTGTTCGACATTGGAATGCTCATCCTCAACCGGTACATCTTGTTGGATCCCCCGCTTATATTCTTCATGACGGCGTCCGTGATGGGAATGGCTCGGGTCACAAAACTCACCCGAACGGAGCAGAGCTTCACCCGCTCCTGGTGGGTCTGGCTTTGTTTTACCGGCTGCATGCTGGCTTGTACCATCGGCGTCAAATTTGTGGGACTGTTCGTGGTGCTTCTGGTTGGTTTACACACCGTCAGCGATCTTTGGGACGTTCTGGGTGATCTGTCCAAACCCATTTCGTACACCGTGAAGCAACTCGCTGCCCGTGCCGCCACACTGATCCTCCTGCCAACGCTTCTGTACGCGAGCTTTTTCTTTATCCATCTACAAGTTCTGAACCACAGCGGCAGCGGGGATGGGTTCTACAGCTCCGGCTTCCAGTCGAATCTGATCGGAAACTCGCTGTACAACGTCTCGATGCCCCGCCAGGTGGCATACGGGGCGTTGGTCacgttgaaaaatcacaaaaccggGGGTGGATATCTTCACTCGCACAACCATCTCTACCCGAAGGGATTTGGCGCCCGGCAGCAACAGGTGACGACTTACAGCCACAAGGACGAAAACAACAGGTGGTTAATAAAACCGTACAACAAGCAGTCGATGGAAAACGTGACGCTCGTGAAGCACGGGGATTTGATACGGCTCGAACACATCTCAACGAAGCGGAACTTGCACTCGCACCGGGAACAGGGACCCGTTACGAAAAAGCACATGCAAGTAACGTGTTACGGGGAG GAAGGACAAGGCGACAGCAACGACGTCTGGCAGGTGCAGATAGTGGGCGGTAAAGAGGGTGAGGTCCTGGAAACCGTCACGAGTCGGTTGATTTTCTACCACTACATCGAGCGGTGTGTGCTGACCACGACGGCGAAGCAACTCCCGAAGTGGGGCTTCGAGCAGCAGGAAGTAACGTGCAATCCGAATATTCGCGACAAGAGCGCCGTGTGGAATGTGGAGGATAATCAGTTTGGGCAAT TGGACAGCGTGAACTTTCAGGTTTACGCGCCAGGGTTTATTAGTCGATTCCTGGAATCGCATGCCGTTATGCTGCAAGGTAATTCGGGATTGAAACCAAAAGAGGGAGAGGTCACCAGCAGACCGTGGCAGTGGCCGATTAATTATCGG GGTCAATTTTTCTCCGGCTCCGAGCATCGTGTCTATCTGCTGGGGAATCCCATCATCTGGTGGAGCAATTTGATGTTTTTGGGACTGTTCATTGTCGTCTTCCTCGTTGAGGTCATCAAGTATCAGAGGAATGGGGCTGCGGAAGCGTCTGCTGCTGACGAAG ATTTCAAATGGCGATCGCTGAGAGCCTCTGCCTGGTTGTTCGGAGGATGGCTGCTGCATTATCTACCATTCTATGCGATGGGTCGTGTTCTGTACTTCCATCATTATTTCCCTGCGCtggtgttcaactcgatgctcGCAG